The Bacillus mycoides nucleotide sequence TCAACCCAGTCATATCAAGGGATTTACACATTTTTTGTAGATGCTCTCTATTATCACTATTATTAAAGGCTAAAAGTTCCGCAAGGAACAGGTAGTATTTTTGAGCAAACAACGCTCAAAAATCTCCACCTTCAGGAGAAAAAAAGTCGGTTCGTTAATCCTCACCTAAAGGCTATCGCCTTTTCTTTTTTTTCCTGTCCTTGCAAAACTTTTTTCGGCTCGTGTGTTTTTCTCGCCAAGCCGACAGACAAAAAGCAAAGCAATGGTTCTCGACTTGGACTAGCAAGTGTACGAGCCGAACCGCTTAGATCATTCGTCCCAAAATAGTTCTTATTCAAAGAATAGATACGTAATACGTGGGGTTTCGCCCCCACACGACGCGCCAGCACTCTAGCCAAAAAGCAAATTTCAAATCAAAAGACCAGAACAAAACCACGTTAAGTAAATAATAATAAGCTGTCCATATGGACAGCTTATTTACATAATTTTCGTTATTGGTAGTTAGGTTTCTTTAGTTGAATGGGAATGTTTTGATCCAGTAGAAGAATGCAAAACCTCCAGCTACAAATAAAGCAGCTAAAATGAATGTTATTAGAGGTATTTTATTTTTCATATTTTTTCCTCCAATGATTTAATCTTAAGCTAATTTAGTTAATATAACATGCGTTATTGGTAGTTATTACAAACCCCTCCCGTTTTGAAGAAGGAAATGTTCCTTACTTCTGTTTGTTCTCTTCTAAAAGTTTGATAATCTGTTCATTCTGCTTAATCTGTTGTTCGGAATTATTTCTAATCAGCCGAAGATTGTCCCAAATCAGAATGAGAAAAACGAGTGGAACCATTGCAAACAATACAGACAGCATAATATCTCTCCCTTTTTCCTAATTGTACCATTTAGAAAGAGTAATAAGGTGCTGAAAGTTGGATGTATATTTTATACATACTCAGTTAACATAACGTCTCATTATCGGTAGCAAATATTTTGATAGAATCTTTGTAAATACAAGGATTCTTGTTTTTATGTCTATTTATTTCTTATACAGGATTTTATACATGGTTGATATAGTGGGGATCCGGAGGATCCTTGCTATTCTTTTTTTGCATAAAATCTTGTATAAATAAAAAAGATTTTGATGTTATTATCGAGAAGTAATAAGTATTAGTGTTAAAATTGAAATGTATTTCGAAATTAATTCGTTTTTAAAATCGGTTGTGATATCAGTTGTAAGTTAATTCCGATTTTGATTAAAGTGTTGATTTAATAGTGTTTATGAGTAAAAAATGTATTCCGTTTTTGGGGGAGGAATTGAAATTGGAACTAAAATCGGAAATGTATACACCGAAAATCGTTGCGGATCGTTTAGGGGTGACCCCTGATTTATTAAAAGTATGGTCAAACGAATTTAATATACAAACGGAACGAAGTCAGGGAGGGCATCGTAGGTACTCTAAAGTAAATATAGAAGAATTAACAGCAATTAAAGAAAAAATACAGGTACAAAAATGGTCTTATGATCAGGTTCGGGCATGGCGAAATGGGGAACTTGATTCGTTTGTTTCAAAAGAAGAAAAATCGGAATTAGAAAAGAAATTGGATGAAGTATTAGAAAATCAACAATTACAAAATCAGTTCAATCAAGCGCTTGTTCAAAAATTACAGGAAATTACGAATGAATTAGTTACTACAAAAGAGCATTTAGCTAATACGGAGAAAAAATTAACTGAAGTAGAAGGTAAAAATAGCGAATTAGAAGTTTTTATAGAGAAGAAGCTAGAGAAGCGAGATCAGTTATTGCTTGAAAATATTAGAGATATACAGAAGCAAAATCAGAAACAAAAACGGAAAGGTTTTTTCGGTTTGTTTAAAAATTAAATATGATTGATATTTTGTAGAGTTCCAATGTCGGAAAAAGAAGAATAGAAATATAACATACATACAATAAGGGAATGCAGTATAGATCAGTCTACAAGCATTCCCTTGCTTTATTTATTACAATGAATTTATAAATTTTAATATAGAGTTAATAGTATATGAATTATTGCATATGGTTTTATTTTGAAATTATATTGTTAATATTTCAAAATAAAGATATGCTTATTTAGCATTCATTGGAAATTCCAATTTATTCTTTAGGAGGTAAAAAAATGAATTTAAAGAAGAAAGTTTCTAGTTTTGTATTAGGTGCTGCTTGTTTAGGTGCTTTTGCTACTGCTGCTGCTGCAGAAACAGTTAGCGTTGAAGGTGGTACGTGGAAGCATTGGTATGAAGATGGTATTGTTTATTCTCATTACTATCATGATGAGTTAGTGCATAGCTCAGCAGTTAAAGTGGGAGATAAAACGTACCCTAGTGGTTGGAAAGCTCCTGGTGATTGGGCAAAAGCTTCTGCTACATATAGTTGGTATAATTCTATTAGAACGTTTTATAATGTTCAATAATTAATTGATTATGTATAAAAAGATTTCAGTGTATTCTACTGGAATCTTTTTATATATAAATTTATATATAATAATTAAAAGATAATAGGTGAAATAATGAAAAAAGTAATTTTAATTATAATAAGTTTAGGTTTTTTAATATGTTCTTCTTTAAGTGTTTTTTTATTTGATTTAAAAGAGTCATATGAACAAATATATTTTCCAGGAGAGAATGTTTCTACATTTGAGGTAACATCATGGAAAAAAGATAAAAAAAATATTGATATTTTAAATGAGTTAGATCAATTTGCAAAAGATAATAAGATTAATGTATATAAAAAGCAATATTCTACATCTAATAAAGGTGGAGTTAATTATGATTATTATTATTCAATTTATGTTCCGTCTAAAGTAAGAGATGTTATTCCTATAAATAATAGTAATATAAATAATAAAGGAGTTTTTTCAACTAATAGTGGAGATATTGAATTATTTAATAAAAGTTCAAATATGGTACTTCAGCCTTTATTAAAAGCGGAAGAAAAATCAGTAATAGGTTTTTATAGTTTTCAATATAAAAATAGTAGTCAATATAAATTGATTACAGATAAATTATCAAGTTTGGGATTAGTTTATAATAGCTATAATTCATTAGACTTTAAATATGTTATTAGTACATTTTTTGCGATGCCAGGTATATTTATTTTAATGTTAAGTGTAATTATTTTCATTGTTATGTTATTTTTTGTTACGTTATATGAAATTTTTATGCGATATAAGGAATTAGCTATTTTAAAACTTTATGGGTACAGGAAGAGAACTATTTATTTTCAGATGTTATTTGAAAAAATGAAATTGATTTTGTATATTATGTTTCCGATTTTAGGTATTTTCTTTACTTTTGTTTGGGTTAAATATGAAGGGAATAGGTTTTTAGAGTTTGTTTTGTTTAGCATATTAATCTTTTTAATATATATTTTGATTACTATGCTTATTAGTAGTTTGGTTTTCTTTGTTATAAGGTTTGTTACTATTCAAAAAATGATTAAAAATAAACAACCTTTTAGGTTTGTTAATGTTTTAAATATAACAGCAAAATATATAGCATCTTTTGTAATGGTGTTTTTAATTTTTAATATAGTGGATAAACAAAAAGATTTAAATATGAAAATTGATAGAGTTAAAGATTGGGATAAAGTTAAATCATATGTTTTTTTTGAATATGGAGGGAAAGCATCTGATTCAGCAAATGATAGGCAATTACATTATCAAAATGCTAAAAATATAGTTGATTTATATAAAGAAGTTGAAGAACGTTCAATTGTAGTAGCTCCTTCTGATTATTTTATGCCGGGTGCACCAGATATTAATTACTCTGAAAATATTTCAAACAAATATATTGTTATTAATAGTAATTATTTAAAAATGCATCCAGTTTTTGATATTAATAATAAATCGTTAGAAGGTTTGAAACCAAAGAGTGATACAGAATTGACATTATTAGTACCAGAGAAATATCGCTCAATGGAAAAAGAAATTAGAAGTCACTTTTTAAAATATTTTAGATTACAAAAATATTTTGATAAGGTGTTTATTAAAGAGATGACTAAAGATGAAATGAATTTGCAAAATATAACTATTGATTTTCATTATATAAAGAATAACCAAAGTAATTTTTTATATGATCATACTAATTCATTTAAAAATGAATCGGTAATAGATTCTATTTTAGTTTTAATTGATTCTAATACTTTTGGTCCGGAAAGTTATACAAGCTTTTTAGGTAATGGTCGTATTTTTACTAAAGTTGTAGATATTAACAATTCTTATAAAGAATTATTACCAGTTATTTCAGATACTAAAACAGAAGAATTAATTATGGGAACTCCAGGAGTATATGGATCAGTATCTAAAAAAATTAATGATTTAAAGCAAGAAAGTTTAATGTTGAAATTTACACTGTTATTTGTGAGTATAACGTTGCTCTCGATTATTTTTATTACAGTATTGAATTATTTAGAGCGTAATAAATATATCTTAGCTGTTAAAACAATTCATGGTTATTCATTTATAAATAAACATTATAAATTTATTTATGTTTCTTTAGGTTCGTGGTTTATAACTTTAGTATCTTCTGTAGTATTGTTTGGTTTTTCATTATTTGTTATTTCATCTAATTTAGCATTAATATGTTTAGAATTGTTATTGATTAACTTTATTGTAAGGATTTTAGAATATAAAGAAATTGTATCTGTTGTTAAAGGAGAATAGAAATGATTGAAGTGAAAAAATTAAGTAAAAAATATAATTCACATTATATTTTTCAAGATATAAATTTAAAAATTTCTCGTGGGGAAATGGTTGCATTAGTAGGTCCAAGTGGGATAGGGAAGTCAACATTATTGAATATTATGGGATCTCTAGAACCTTTTGATGCTGGTGAAGTATTAATTGATGGAGAAAAAATAAATTATAAGGATAATGTGAATTTATTACGTGAAAAAATAGGTTTTTTGTTTCAAAACTATGCATTAATTGATCAGGAAACAGTTAGTAAAAACCTAGATATAGCTTTAAAATTTAAAAAGGTTGTAAATAAAGAAGAATTAAAACAAAAAGTAATGGATAAAGTTGGGCTCTCTAATAAAATGAAGCATAAAATTTATGAATTAAGTGGTGGTGAACAACAAAGAGTAGCATTAGCAAGATTAATGTTGAAACCATGTGAAATTATTTTAGCTGATGAACCTACGGGTGCATTAGATTCAAAAAATCGTGATATGGTTTTGGAATTTTTGAAAGAATTAAATCGTGATGGAAAGACATTGGTGATTGTTACACATGATCCTTATGTAGCTGAATTTTGTGATCGTCAAATTGAATTAAGTTCAAATAATTTAGTTATAAGTTGAAGTTTTAAAGAAGTGGGAAATGATGGATTTTTATCATTTCCCACTTCTTTTTAATTTTAAAATTAAAGTTCATAATATGATTATTTGAATTGGAATAATATTTTAATAAATGGTTCTTTTTCGTATGAGTTTTGGAATGATAGATATTATTTATTTAAGTGTTTTTGTTTGTTTATAGATATAAATAGTCTTTCTTTTACTCTGTTTTTTTCCAACTCAGTTGTTCTTATTTCTTTAAAATCATCATTGTTTATCTTTATATGGTTTAATAATTTATAAATATCTTTCATATTTTTATCAACTCCTTCAATTTAATTGTTATATGTATTAACCTAATATTGGTGATGATATCTTATTATATATAACGTATTTTTTTGTATAATCTCTTATATAAGAAATGTATCAAGGATATTATCTTTTTCCTCTTTATTAATACCAATGTATTTCAAGGTGATTTGTGGTGTACTGTGATTGAGTATTTCTTGCAACATAGCAACATCTTTTGTTTGTCTATAGAACCAATAGCCGAAGGTTTTGCGCATGGTGTGGGTACCAATGGATTCTACACCGGCAAAATCTCCGGCTTTTTGCAATTGTCGATAAGCCTGGATTTTACTAATGGGTTTGTCTCCTTTTCGAGAAGGGAATAACCAGGTATTTTCTAGTGTTTGGGCATACGAATAGACTTCATCAAAAATAGAAGTAAGGTTAATCATGCGTTCTTTCTTTGTTTTTC carries:
- a CDS encoding tyrosine-type recombinase/integrase gives rise to the protein MNKKPHLIDVQPIRSKEQIEDMKWALKRHCSERDYILFLIGIHTGLRVSDLLQLKTQTIVKLKQKKRKEFKIKEGKTKKERMINLTSIFDEVYSYAQTLENTWLFPSRKGDKPISKIQAYRQLQKAGDFAGVESIGTHTMRKTFGYWFYRQTKDVAMLQEILNHSTPQITLKYIGINKEEKDNILDTFLI
- a CDS encoding MerR family transcriptional regulator, coding for MELKSEMYTPKIVADRLGVTPDLLKVWSNEFNIQTERSQGGHRRYSKVNIEELTAIKEKIQVQKWSYDQVRAWRNGELDSFVSKEEKSELEKKLDEVLENQQLQNQFNQALVQKLQEITNELVTTKEHLANTEKKLTEVEGKNSELEVFIEKKLEKRDQLLLENIRDIQKQNQKQKRKGFFGLFKN
- a CDS encoding ABC transporter ATP-binding protein, encoding MIEVKKLSKKYNSHYIFQDINLKISRGEMVALVGPSGIGKSTLLNIMGSLEPFDAGEVLIDGEKINYKDNVNLLREKIGFLFQNYALIDQETVSKNLDIALKFKKVVNKEELKQKVMDKVGLSNKMKHKIYELSGGEQQRVALARLMLKPCEIILADEPTGALDSKNRDMVLEFLKELNRDGKTLVIVTHDPYVAEFCDRQIELSSNNLVIS
- a CDS encoding lactococcin 972 family bacteriocin, which codes for MNLKKKVSSFVLGAACLGAFATAAAAETVSVEGGTWKHWYEDGIVYSHYYHDELVHSSAVKVGDKTYPSGWKAPGDWAKASATYSWYNSIRTFYNVQ
- a CDS encoding DUF1430 domain-containing protein translates to MKKVILIIISLGFLICSSLSVFLFDLKESYEQIYFPGENVSTFEVTSWKKDKKNIDILNELDQFAKDNKINVYKKQYSTSNKGGVNYDYYYSIYVPSKVRDVIPINNSNINNKGVFSTNSGDIELFNKSSNMVLQPLLKAEEKSVIGFYSFQYKNSSQYKLITDKLSSLGLVYNSYNSLDFKYVISTFFAMPGIFILMLSVIIFIVMLFFVTLYEIFMRYKELAILKLYGYRKRTIYFQMLFEKMKLILYIMFPILGIFFTFVWVKYEGNRFLEFVLFSILIFLIYILITMLISSLVFFVIRFVTIQKMIKNKQPFRFVNVLNITAKYIASFVMVFLIFNIVDKQKDLNMKIDRVKDWDKVKSYVFFEYGGKASDSANDRQLHYQNAKNIVDLYKEVEERSIVVAPSDYFMPGAPDINYSENISNKYIVINSNYLKMHPVFDINNKSLEGLKPKSDTELTLLVPEKYRSMEKEIRSHFLKYFRLQKYFDKVFIKEMTKDEMNLQNITIDFHYIKNNQSNFLYDHTNSFKNESVIDSILVLIDSNTFGPESYTSFLGNGRIFTKVVDINNSYKELLPVISDTKTEELIMGTPGVYGSVSKKINDLKQESLMLKFTLLFVSITLLSIIFITVLNYLERNKYILAVKTIHGYSFINKHYKFIYVSLGSWFITLVSSVVLFGFSLFVISSNLALICLELLLINFIVRILEYKEIVSVVKGE